From the Candidatus Neomarinimicrobiota bacterium genome, the window TAAGTTTTTTTGGGGAAAGCTCAACTACTCTGACCATGTTCGACCGATTTCAGAAAATGGGACACAGCCATCGTAATTGTTAGTGGCCACGAAGTATTTCAGTTCCTGAGTAGCACCTATCTCTGAAGTGAAATAACCAGTGAGTGTGAGTTCTTTCATCTGGCTGAAAAATGGTTTCAGAGCACCATTCTGGTTGTTTTCAGAGGCGTTATAATTTTTTTGAGAGAGAATTTCTTTTTCCAGTTTTTTCAGGATGGTTATCTGTTTTTCTGATGAACACTCAACAAATCTTGTTGAGTGTTCGTTCTGTGCCCGAGCATCAAGATCTACTAAGCCTCTGAGAAAATGATTTCTTTCAGCAAGCGTAAACCAGTCTGCCAGCATTAGATCGATAAACTCATTAACCCTGGTAGCTTTGGCACCTGGTGTGTCCGTCTCCGGAATAATCAATTCGGCAATAACAGTAATTAGATCATTTTGTCTGGGAGTGACAATTTTAGGCGCCCATTTTTTCCCACCGCCACCCAAATTGAT encodes:
- a CDS encoding gluconate 2-dehydrogenase subunit 3 family protein — translated: MNRREALKGVAALTGGALSPSIISAVLSGINLGGGGKKWAPKIVTPRQNDLITVIAELIIPETDTPGAKATRVNEFIDLMLADWFTLAERNHFLRGLVDLDARAQNEHSTRFVECSSEKQITILKKLEKEILSQKNYNASENNQNGALKPFFSQMKELTLTGYFTSEIGATQELKYFVATNNYDGCVPFSEIGRTWSE